The nucleotide sequence TGCATCCGTATCACCTTGCACCTCCAGCGGTTGATTTGTACCCTTGATACCCACAGCCCTGCCCGTTCCAATGGGGACAGAATAGGAGTTCAGGTTATGTAAGGTAGCAAGCTATGTGCCAATTTTGAGAATGTGTTCTTCTTTTTCAGTAGGGTCTATTGTGATTTATGTTAAGGGCTTTCTTAGAGAGTTTAACCTGATGTGTATCAATGAACTTCCGGGAAAGACATTACTCAGATGGGTAATCGCTTACCCGTTTTCCGGATTGTCCTCGTCCCCCTTCTCAAAGAGATTATACTTCTTCATCTTGTTGTGCAGGCTCTTGCGGCTAATACCCAACTCCTCCGCAGCACGCGTCCGGCTACCCCGCACGCGTCCCAGGGCCTCTGCAATCGCCCTTTTTTCCACTTGAGCCACGACATCCTCGAGCATTTCCCTGAGAGGACGCGACGGGTCCACATTCGAAAGATCCAAACCCGGCTTTGGTTTCGTCTTGCGCAGCAAATCCGGCAAATCTTCAAGACCCAATTCTTCACACTTGGCCAGCACTATAGCCTGCTGCAAAACATTCTCGAGCTCGCGCACATTGCCGGGCCAGTCATAGTTCATCAGCACTTCAACCGCTTCAAGAGTAATGTGGTGTATCCGGCGATTCAGCGCTCCGTTATACTGGGAGATTAGGTGATCTAAAAGCTGGGGGATATCTTCGCGGCGATCCCTCAAACTGGGAATCCTCAAGGGAACCACGCTCAACCGGTAAAAGAGGTCCCCGCGAAAGTTCCCTTTTTCGACTTCGGCCTCCAGATTCTTGTGTGTGGCGGCGATAATCCGCACATCCACCTGAACCGGCCCGGTCCCTCCGACCCGCACATATTCCTTTTCCTGGAGCACACGCAACAACTTGGCTTGGGTAAAAAGACTCATGTCGCTGACTTCATCGAGAAACAGCGTCCCCCCTTCGGCCAGCTCAAACTTGCCGGGCTTTGCGGATTCTGCGCCGGTAAAAGCCCCCTTCTCATGGCCGAAGAGTTCACTTTCCAAGAGAGTCTCGGGAATCGCAGAACAGTTGAGGCCCACAAAAGGCCTGTTTGCCCTAGCTCCTTCGCGATGAATCGCGCGCGCGACCAACTCTTTCCCTGTACCGCTCTCGCCCTGAATGAGAATCGTGACATCCGTATCAGCCAAAGTCGCAATCATCTCCCGCACTCGCGTCATGCCC is from Candidatus Omnitrophota bacterium and encodes:
- a CDS encoding sigma-54-dependent Fis family transcriptional regulator, which gives rise to MSKAEDREKVLVVDDEEGMRLYLRDALQKVGYEVVLTSSGEEALEEMRRFPYKVVVTDIRMPGMSGLDALEEMSRIREHFSSIVITAHGQERMPTGELGKVTVEYLTKPFELSKIRESVARAIGQTNTLVGGDFLVGGEIVGTGMGMTRVREMIATLADTDVTILIQGESGTGKELVARAIHREGARANRPFVGLNCSAIPETLLESELFGHEKGAFTGAESAKPGKFELAEGGTLFLDEVSDMSLFTQAKLLRVLQEKEYVRVGGTGPVQVDVRIIAATHKNLEAEVEKGNFRGDLFYRLSVVPLRIPSLRDRREDIPQLLDHLISQYNGALNRRIHHITLEAVEVLMNYDWPGNVRELENVLQQAIVLAKCEELGLEDLPDLLRKTKPKPGLDLSNVDPSRPLREMLEDVVAQVEKRAIAEALGRVRGSRTRAAEELGISRKSLHNKMKKYNLFEKGDEDNPENG